One window of Mus caroli chromosome 11, CAROLI_EIJ_v1.1, whole genome shotgun sequence genomic DNA carries:
- the Tmem256 gene encoding transmembrane protein 256 isoform X2 gives MAGVGAAFRRLGAQFPDAYGKELFDKANKHHFLHSLALLGVPSCRKPVWAGLLLASGTTLFCTSFYYQALSGDTSIQTLGPVGGSLLILGWLALAF, from the exons ATGGCCGGGGTAGGGGCTGCTTTCCGTCGCCTAG GCGCTCAGTTTCCGGATGCCTACGGGAAGGAG CTCTTTGACAAGGCCAACAAACACCACTTTTTGCACAGCCTGGCCCTGTTAGGGGTAccctcttgcagaaaacctgtcTGG GCAGGATTACTGTTAGCGTCTGGAACTACCTTATTCTGCACCAGCTTTTACTACCAGGCTCTGAGTGGGGACACCAGCATCCAGACTCTGGGGCCTGTGGGAGGGAGCCTGCTAATCTTGGGCTGGCTTGCCTTGGCTTTTTGA
- the Tmem256 gene encoding transmembrane protein 256 isoform X1, protein MAGVGAAFRRLGALSGAGALGLASYGAHGAQFPDAYGKELFDKANKHHFLHSLALLGVPSCRKPVWAGLLLASGTTLFCTSFYYQALSGDTSIQTLGPVGGSLLILGWLALAF, encoded by the exons ATGGCCGGGGTAGGGGCTGCTTTCCGTCGCCTAGGTGCCTTGTCCGGAGCTGGGGCCTTGGGTTTGGCCTCCTACGGGGCACACG GCGCTCAGTTTCCGGATGCCTACGGGAAGGAG CTCTTTGACAAGGCCAACAAACACCACTTTTTGCACAGCCTGGCCCTGTTAGGGGTAccctcttgcagaaaacctgtcTGG GCAGGATTACTGTTAGCGTCTGGAACTACCTTATTCTGCACCAGCTTTTACTACCAGGCTCTGAGTGGGGACACCAGCATCCAGACTCTGGGGCCTGTGGGAGGGAGCCTGCTAATCTTGGGCTGGCTTGCCTTGGCTTTTTGA